The sequence below is a genomic window from Nitrospinota bacterium.
GGCCTGCTTGATTATCTTCTTATGTCGGCGCCGGGTGACCGGCCCGCTGGTGACTCTCGTCATTGGGGGATCCTCAGGCGTAGGGCAGCATGCGGCCGACCCTCTTCTTTTCGGCCTTGCTTACGAGCGTTGGGCGGCGCAGGGAGCGCTTGCGCCCGGCCGTCTTCTTGGTCATGATGTGGCTGGCGTTGGACTTGCGGCGCTTAAACTTTCCGCTGGCGGTTTTTTTGAACCGCTTTGCGGCGCCTTTATTTGTCTTTAGCTTGGCCATTGAGATCCATCCTCGACCCCTAACACTGAAGGCG
It includes:
- the rpmI gene encoding 50S ribosomal protein L35, producing the protein MAKLKTNKGAAKRFKKTASGKFKRRKSNASHIMTKKTAGRKRSLRRPTLVSKAEKKRVGRMLPYA